A genomic segment from Hymenobacter cellulosilyticus encodes:
- a CDS encoding helix-turn-helix transcriptional regulator produces the protein MSIPPFATLSTVADFTRHYGFPAPAHPLVAVVDLAQHPPAGVAAAPAWRALYVILLKRHFDGPLPYGQQEYDYQPGELGFFAPGQPVTFCPSADQAGAGWLVVFHPDLLGRPSANSPLGRYPFFSYRVRQALALSAAEEQRLRHAVQGLRQESALPADAFSQQLLGTQLDVLLQVASRAYHRQFPTEPVGGPDLLSRFEALLAAYLDHAADQPLPTVQHLAEALHVAPTYLGEVLRRHTGQNAQQHLHAALLEKARQLLLSTPLSVREVAFRLGFESPSYLGRLFKQKTGLTPTEFKQLATEAAIPVPA, from the coding sequence ATGAGTATTCCGCCCTTCGCTACCCTGTCCACTGTGGCCGACTTCACGCGGCACTACGGCTTTCCTGCCCCGGCCCACCCGTTGGTCGCGGTCGTGGACCTGGCCCAGCACCCACCCGCCGGGGTGGCCGCTGCTCCCGCTTGGCGCGCGCTCTACGTTATCCTGCTCAAGCGGCACTTTGACGGGCCACTTCCCTACGGGCAGCAGGAGTACGACTACCAGCCGGGCGAACTGGGCTTCTTCGCGCCCGGCCAGCCCGTGACGTTCTGCCCCAGCGCCGACCAGGCCGGCGCCGGCTGGCTGGTCGTCTTTCACCCGGATTTGCTGGGGCGCCCGTCAGCCAACTCGCCGCTGGGCCGCTATCCCTTCTTTAGCTATCGCGTGCGGCAGGCCCTGGCGCTCTCGGCCGCCGAGGAGCAACGACTACGGCATGCCGTGCAGGGGCTGCGACAGGAAAGCGCGCTGCCTGCCGATGCCTTCAGCCAGCAGCTGCTCGGCACCCAGCTCGACGTGCTGCTACAAGTAGCTAGCCGAGCCTACCACCGGCAATTTCCCACCGAACCGGTCGGCGGCCCCGACCTGCTCAGTCGCTTCGAGGCCCTGCTGGCAGCGTACCTGGACCACGCCGCCGACCAGCCCCTGCCCACCGTGCAGCACCTGGCGGAGGCCCTGCACGTGGCGCCCACCTACCTGGGCGAGGTCCTGCGCCGGCACACGGGCCAGAACGCCCAGCAGCACCTGCACGCCGCGCTGCTCGAAAAAGCCCGGCAACTGCTACTGAGCACGCCCTTGAGCGTGCGCGAGGTAGCCTTTCGCCTGGGCTTCGAAAGTCCCTCCTACCTCGGCCGCCTCTTCAAGCAGAAGACTGGCCTTACCCCTACCGAATTCAAGCAACTGGCAACTGAGGCGGCCATTCCGGTGCCAGCCTAA
- a CDS encoding aldo/keto reductase, whose product MLALLRRAVELGVTFIDTADMYGPFVSEELIAEALHPYPAGLVVGTKGGVVRYGPGQEVLLDGTPQHLHEALAGSLRRLKLERLDLYQLHRLDPRVPAERTFAALAQAQQQGLVRHLGLSEVSVEDIQLAQQHFPVASVQNRYSLFDRAAEPVLAYCQAQGIAFIPWFPIGGGRCRKRTPSSKSPNGTKFRSGKSPLVGCFTMPQRVADSRHDQPDPPGRKYAGAAPVPYG is encoded by the coding sequence ATGCTCGCGCTACTAAGACGGGCCGTCGAACTCGGCGTGACCTTTATTGATACAGCCGACATGTACGGCCCCTTTGTGTCGGAAGAGTTGATTGCCGAGGCGCTGCATCCCTACCCCGCCGGGCTGGTGGTGGGCACCAAAGGCGGCGTGGTGCGCTACGGTCCCGGCCAGGAGGTGCTGCTCGATGGCACTCCCCAGCACTTGCACGAGGCCCTGGCCGGCAGCCTGCGCCGCCTGAAGCTCGAACGCCTCGACCTCTACCAGCTGCACCGCCTCGACCCGCGGGTGCCCGCCGAACGCACGTTTGCCGCCTTGGCGCAGGCCCAGCAGCAGGGCCTGGTGCGGCACCTGGGCTTATCGGAAGTGTCGGTCGAAGACATTCAACTCGCCCAGCAGCACTTTCCGGTGGCCTCCGTGCAGAACCGCTACAGCCTTTTCGACCGGGCGGCCGAGCCCGTGCTGGCGTACTGCCAAGCGCAGGGCATTGCCTTTATTCCGTGGTTCCCCATTGGTGGGGGCAGGTGCAGGAAACGGACGCCCTCCAGCAAGTCGCCGAACGGCACCAAGTTTCGGTCCGGCAAGTCGCCCTTAGTTGGTTGCTTCACCATGCCCCAACGTGTTGCCGATTCCCGGCACGACCAGCCTGACCCACCTGGCCGAAAATATGCAGGCGCTGCACCTGTCCCTTACGGCTGA